One Natator depressus isolate rNatDep1 chromosome 6, rNatDep2.hap1, whole genome shotgun sequence DNA window includes the following coding sequences:
- the LOC141989909 gene encoding olfactory receptor 10Q1-like, with translation MGHTNQSFATEFVFHPFSSVPTTQQLLFVLFLLLYLTIIISNASILWVVCTDHTLHSPMYFFLGSLSGLEVCYTTVVVPQMLISVWDAHTTITVASCGAQMFFFVALGSADCFLLAVMAYDRYVAIRHPLRYALIMTRQLCRWLVVASLCLGGLLSLELTSLVFALPFCGLQINHFLCDVPPVLRLACGDTHLHRTALFSMSVAVLAVPFLLICLSYALITAAVLRICSAEGRRRAFHTCSSHLTVVLLQYGSCGLVYLHPKADSTEDKDRQIALIYTFVTPLLNPLIYSLRNKDIKQALSRAMRRALASQPR, from the coding sequence ATGGGCCACACCAACCAGTCCTTCGCCACCGAGTTTGTCTTCCACCCCTTTTCGTCCGTGCCCACGACACAGCAGCTCCTCTTTGTGCTCTTCCTTCTGCTCTACCTGACCATCATCATCAGCAACGCCTCCATTCTCTGGGTTGTCTGCACCGACCACACCCTCCACTCCCCCATGTACTTCTTTCTGGGCAGCCTCTCAGGGCTGGAGGTGTGCTACACCACTGTGGTAGTGCCCCAGATGCTGATCAGTGTCTGGGATGCCCACACCACCATCACCGTGGCCAGCTGCGGGGCCCAGATGTTCTTCTTTGTGGCACTCGGCAGTGCTGACTGCTTCCTGCTGGCAGTCATGGCCTACGACCGGTATGTGGCCATCCGGCACCCACTGCGCTACGCCCTCATCATGACACGACAGCTCTGCCGGTGGCTGGTGGTCGCCTCACTGTGCCTCGGGGGGCTTCTCTCACTGGAGCTGACATCCCTGGTCTTTGCCCTGCCCTTCTGCGGCCTCCAGATCAACCACTTCCTGTGCGATGTGCCACCCGTGCTGCGTCTAGCCTGCGGCGACACGCACCTCCACCGGACTGCGCTGTTCAGCATGAGCGTGGCTGTGCTGGCCGTCCCCTTCCTCCTCATCTGTCTCTCCTATGCCCTCATCACAGCTGCCGTGCTGCGCATCTGCTCGGCCGAGGGCCGGCGCCGCGCCTTCCacacctgctcctcccacctgACGGTGGTGCTGCTGCAGTACGGCAGCTGCGGCCTGGTCTACCTGCACCCCAAGGCCGACTCAACAGAGGACAAGGACCGACAGATCGCTCTGATCTACACCTTTGTCAcaccactgctcaaccccctcatctacagcctgaggaacaaggacaTCAAGCAGGCCCTGAGCAGAGCCATGAGGCGGGCACTGGCATCCCAGCCTCGGTGA